One window from the genome of Streptomyces sp. WZ-12 encodes:
- a CDS encoding PTS sugar transporter subunit IIA has translation MTTVTSPLAGRAIGLAAVPDPVFSGAMVGPGTAIDPVREPSEAVSPVDGVIVSLHPHAFVVVDGEGHGVLTHLGIDTVQLNGEGFELLVNKGDTVTRGQAVVRWNPAAVEEAGKSPVCPVVALEATADSLGEVREDGEIKAGDALFSWQ, from the coding sequence ATGACCACCGTGACGTCCCCTCTTGCAGGACGCGCCATCGGGCTGGCGGCAGTGCCGGACCCGGTCTTCTCCGGCGCGATGGTGGGTCCCGGTACCGCCATCGACCCCGTGCGTGAGCCGTCGGAGGCGGTTTCGCCCGTGGACGGCGTCATTGTTTCGCTGCACCCGCATGCGTTCGTCGTCGTGGACGGCGAGGGGCACGGCGTGCTGACGCACCTTGGTATTGACACCGTGCAGCTCAACGGCGAGGGCTTCGAGCTGCTGGTGAACAAGGGCGACACCGTGACCCGCGGGCAGGCTGTCGTGCGTTGGAACCCGGCCGCGGTCGAGGAGGCCGGCAAGTCGCCGGTGTGCCCGGTCGTCGCGCTGGAGGCCACCGCGGACTCGCTCGGCGAGGTACGCGAGGACGGCGAGATCAAGGCGGGCGACGCGCTCTTCTCCTGGCAGTAG
- a CDS encoding CDP-alcohol phosphatidyltransferase family protein: MEVQETRIQTDRVLTIPNILSMARLVGVPVFLWLILWPKFGGPRADGWALLVLALSGVSDYLDGKLARRWNQISSLGRILDPAADRLYILSTLVGLTWREILPVWLTAALLARELMLLIAVGILGRHGYGPPQVNFLGKAATFNLMYAFPLLLLSDGPGWLHTLAAIFGWAFAGWGTALYWWAGILYVVQVRRIIRADATAD, encoded by the coding sequence GTGGAGGTCCAGGAGACGCGGATCCAGACAGATCGTGTCCTCACCATCCCGAATATTCTGAGCATGGCGCGCCTGGTCGGCGTGCCCGTGTTCCTGTGGTTGATCCTCTGGCCGAAATTCGGCGGCCCGAGGGCTGATGGCTGGGCGCTGCTGGTTCTTGCGCTCAGCGGCGTCAGCGACTACCTCGACGGCAAGCTGGCCCGACGCTGGAACCAGATCAGTAGCCTGGGCCGGATCCTCGACCCGGCTGCCGATCGCCTCTACATCCTCTCCACCCTCGTCGGCCTGACCTGGCGGGAGATCCTTCCGGTCTGGCTCACCGCGGCACTGCTCGCCCGCGAGCTGATGCTGTTGATCGCGGTCGGAATCCTCGGACGCCATGGCTACGGTCCTCCCCAGGTGAACTTCCTGGGCAAAGCGGCTACGTTCAACTTGATGTATGCCTTCCCGTTGCTGCTGCTCAGTGACGGACCTGGCTGGCTTCACACACTCGCTGCTATTTTCGGATGGGCGTTCGCTGGGTGGGGTACGGCGCTGTACTGGTGGGCAGGGATCCTCTACGTGGTCCAGGTCCGCCGGATCATCAGAGCGGACGCCACGGCCGACTGA
- a CDS encoding mannose-1-phosphate guanyltransferase — MKAVVMAGGEGTRLRPMTSSMPKPLLPVANRPIMEHVLRLLKRHGLTETVVTVQFLASLVRNYFGDGEELGMELTYANEEKPLGTAGSVKNAEEALRDDAFLVISGDALTDFDLTDLIRFHKHKGALVTVCLTRVPNPLEFGITIVDEGGRVERFLEKPTWGQVFSDTVNTGIYVMEPEVFDYVEPDVPVDWSGDVFPQLMKEGKPIFGYVAEGYWEDVGTHESYVKAQADVLEGKVDVDIDGFEISPGVWVAEGADVHPDAVLRGPLYIGDYAKVEAGVEIREHTIVGSNVVVKSGAFLHKAVVHDNVFIGQQSNLRGCVIGKNTDIMRAARIEDGAVIGDECLIGEESIVQGNVRVYPFKTIEAGAFVNTSVIWESRGQAHLFGARGVSGILNVEITPELAVRLAGAYATTLKKGSTVTTARDHSRGARALKRAVISALQASAIDVRDLENVPLPVARQQTARGSAGGIMVRTTPGVPDSVDIMFFDERGADLSQGGQRKLDRVYARQEYRRAFPGEIGDLSFPASVFDSYTGALLRAVDTRGISESGLKVVVDASNGSAGLVLPSLLGRLGVDSLTINPGLDEARPTETADARRTGLVRLGEIVASARAAFGVRFDPVGERLSLVDERGRIIEDDRALLVMLDLIAAERRSGRVALPVTTTRIAEQVAAYHGTQVEWTTTSPDDLTRVGRLDGTVFGGDGKGGFIIPEFSSVFDGSAAFVRLIGLVARTQLTLSQIDARIPRAHVQRRDLATPWAVKGLVMRHVVEAAGERDVDTTDGVRIVEADGRWVLVLPDVAEAVTHLWAEGPDDASAQQLLDEWAAVVDSAGR; from the coding sequence ATGAAGGCTGTTGTGATGGCCGGCGGCGAAGGAACACGCCTTCGCCCCATGACGTCCAGCATGCCCAAGCCGCTGCTTCCCGTGGCCAATAGGCCGATCATGGAGCACGTACTGCGGCTGTTGAAAAGGCATGGTCTCACCGAGACCGTCGTGACTGTGCAATTCCTGGCCTCGCTCGTCCGGAACTACTTCGGTGACGGGGAAGAGCTCGGCATGGAGCTCACCTATGCCAATGAGGAAAAGCCACTCGGCACCGCCGGCAGTGTGAAGAACGCCGAGGAGGCCCTCCGGGACGATGCCTTCCTCGTCATCTCCGGTGACGCCCTCACCGACTTCGACCTGACCGACCTCATCCGCTTCCACAAGCACAAGGGCGCCCTCGTCACCGTGTGCCTGACGAGGGTGCCCAATCCGCTGGAGTTCGGCATCACCATCGTCGACGAGGGTGGTCGGGTCGAGCGTTTCCTGGAAAAGCCCACCTGGGGTCAGGTCTTCTCCGACACCGTCAACACCGGTATCTACGTGATGGAGCCGGAGGTCTTCGACTACGTCGAGCCGGACGTTCCGGTGGACTGGTCCGGGGATGTCTTCCCGCAGTTGATGAAGGAGGGCAAGCCCATCTTCGGCTATGTGGCCGAGGGGTATTGGGAGGACGTCGGTACGCACGAGAGCTATGTGAAGGCACAGGCCGACGTGCTTGAGGGCAAGGTCGACGTCGATATCGACGGCTTCGAGATCTCGCCGGGCGTGTGGGTGGCCGAGGGCGCCGACGTGCATCCGGACGCCGTGCTGCGCGGCCCGCTGTACATCGGCGACTACGCCAAGGTCGAGGCGGGCGTGGAGATTCGCGAGCACACCATCGTGGGCTCCAACGTCGTCGTGAAGAGCGGCGCGTTCCTCCACAAGGCGGTGGTGCACGACAACGTCTTCATCGGCCAGCAGAGCAATCTGCGCGGGTGCGTGATCGGCAAGAACACCGACATCATGCGGGCCGCGCGGATCGAGGACGGCGCGGTCATCGGCGACGAATGCCTGATCGGTGAGGAGTCGATCGTCCAGGGCAATGTGCGGGTCTATCCGTTCAAGACGATCGAGGCCGGTGCGTTCGTCAACACCTCGGTGATCTGGGAATCCCGCGGCCAGGCCCATCTGTTCGGGGCGCGCGGGGTATCGGGAATCCTCAACGTCGAGATCACTCCGGAACTCGCCGTGCGGCTCGCGGGCGCGTACGCCACCACGCTGAAGAAGGGGTCGACGGTCACCACGGCGCGTGACCACTCCCGTGGTGCCCGGGCGTTGAAGCGGGCGGTGATCTCCGCGTTGCAGGCGAGCGCCATCGACGTACGGGACTTGGAGAACGTGCCGCTGCCGGTCGCCCGTCAGCAGACCGCGCGGGGCAGTGCCGGCGGGATCATGGTGCGCACCACGCCCGGTGTGCCGGACTCCGTCGACATCATGTTCTTCGACGAGCGGGGCGCGGACCTCTCGCAGGGCGGTCAGCGCAAGCTGGACCGGGTCTACGCCCGGCAGGAATATCGGCGTGCCTTCCCCGGCGAGATCGGTGACCTCAGTTTCCCGGCGAGCGTCTTCGACTCCTATACGGGCGCGCTGTTGCGGGCCGTGGACACCCGGGGGATCAGCGAGTCCGGGCTGAAGGTCGTCGTGGACGCGTCGAACGGGAGCGCCGGTCTCGTGCTGCCCAGCCTTCTCGGGCGGCTCGGCGTCGACTCGTTGACCATCAATCCCGGCCTCGACGAGGCGAGGCCGACCGAGACCGCCGATGCCCGCCGTACCGGCCTGGTGCGGCTCGGAGAGATCGTGGCGTCGGCGCGGGCCGCGTTCGGCGTGCGTTTCGATCCCGTTGGCGAGCGGCTCTCGTTGGTGGACGAGCGTGGCCGGATCATCGAGGACGACCGGGCGTTGCTGGTGATGCTGGATCTGATCGCGGCCGAGCGCCGCAGCGGGCGGGTGGCGCTGCCGGTGACCACGACGCGGATCGCGGAGCAGGTGGCGGCGTACCACGGGACGCAGGTCGAGTGGACGACGACCTCGCCGGACGACCTGACGCGGGTGGGGCGGTTGGACGGCACGGTGTTCGGCGGGGACGGCAAGGGCGGCTTCATCATCCCGGAGTTCAGCAGCGTCTTCGACGGCTCCGCCGCGTTCGTCCGGCTGATCGGTCTGGTGGCCCGCACGCAACTGACGCTCAGTCAGATCGACGCGCGGATCCCGCGGGCGCACGTCCAGCGGCGCGACCTGGCGACGCCGTGGGCGGTCAAGGGCCTGGTGATGCGGCACGTCGTGGAGGCGGCCGGCGAGCGGGACGTGGACACCACCGACGGCGTGCGGATCGTGGAGGCCGACGGGCGGTGGGTGCTGGTGCTGCCCGATGTGGCGGAGGCGGTCACCCATCTCTGGGCGGAAGGACCGGATGACGCCTCCGCCCAGCAACTGCTCGACGAGTGGGCGGCGGTGGTGGACAGCGCGGGACGCTGA
- a CDS encoding DUF881 domain-containing protein: MCGMSQQRPDRSNPHPSAGRPDASMSLLTNVMDHSLDDGYAEAAARKSAEGVSGLPRTLRAKLGLAAGLVLAALVVTVGAAQARVSAPTLAKEREELIHRIQKGTTEADTQQQKVDTARDAVNRMQREALKQHGDGKAELLSLLAGSTQVTGPGVKLVVDDAKGASAGAGGPRESSDFSDTGRVRDRDMQRVVNGLWQSGAEAISVNGQRLTSLSAVRAAGDAILVDNKPLVPPYTVLAVGDGQRLSTAFQDSADGQYLHVLQENYGVRAKISVENEIKLPPAPSLTVRTAKPEAGAAKADGADTGKGTS, from the coding sequence ATGTGCGGCATGTCGCAGCAGCGCCCCGATCGGAGCAACCCCCACCCCTCGGCGGGGCGGCCCGATGCGTCCATGTCGCTGCTCACCAACGTGATGGACCACAGCCTCGACGACGGGTACGCCGAGGCGGCCGCGCGGAAGTCCGCCGAGGGCGTCAGCGGCCTACCGCGCACGCTGCGCGCGAAGTTGGGGTTGGCGGCCGGTCTGGTGCTGGCGGCGCTGGTGGTGACCGTGGGGGCGGCGCAGGCGCGGGTCTCGGCGCCGACGCTGGCCAAGGAGCGCGAGGAGCTGATCCACCGCATCCAGAAGGGCACCACGGAGGCCGACACCCAGCAGCAGAAGGTGGACACGGCCCGGGACGCGGTGAACCGGATGCAGCGCGAGGCGCTCAAGCAGCACGGTGACGGCAAGGCTGAACTGCTGTCGCTGCTGGCCGGTTCGACGCAGGTCACGGGTCCGGGCGTGAAGCTGGTGGTGGACGATGCCAAGGGAGCCTCGGCCGGCGCCGGAGGCCCTCGGGAGAGCAGTGACTTCTCGGACACCGGGCGGGTGCGTGACCGGGACATGCAACGCGTGGTGAACGGGCTCTGGCAGTCCGGTGCGGAGGCCATCTCCGTCAACGGGCAGCGGTTGACGTCGCTCTCGGCAGTCAGGGCCGCGGGAGACGCCATACTGGTCGACAACAAGCCGCTGGTGCCGCCCTATACGGTGCTGGCGGTGGGGGACGGGCAGCGGCTGAGCACCGCGTTCCAGGACAGCGCCGACGGCCAGTATCTGCACGTGTTGCAGGAGAACTACGGCGTGCGCGCCAAGATTTCCGTGGAGAACGAGATCAAACTGCCGCCCGCGCCCAGTTTGACCGTACGTACCGCAAAGCCGGAGGCCGGTGCCGCGAAGGCGGACGGCGCCGACACAGGGAAGGGCACATCGTGA
- a CDS encoding small basic family protein: protein MIAVLGLIVGVVVGIFVRPVVPTVVEPYLPIAVVAALDAVFGGLRAMLDGIFDDKVFVVSFLSNVVVAALIVFLGDKLGVGAQLSTGVVVVLGIRIFSNAAAIRRHVFQA, encoded by the coding sequence GTGATCGCCGTACTGGGCCTCATCGTGGGAGTCGTGGTCGGAATCTTCGTCCGACCCGTGGTGCCGACGGTGGTCGAGCCCTACTTGCCGATCGCTGTCGTGGCCGCGCTGGACGCCGTGTTCGGCGGTCTGCGCGCGATGCTGGACGGGATCTTCGACGACAAGGTCTTCGTGGTCTCCTTCCTGTCGAACGTCGTGGTGGCAGCCCTGATCGTCTTCCTCGGGGACAAGTTGGGCGTCGGTGCCCAACTCTCCACCGGCGTAGTGGTGGTGCTCGGAATCCGCATCTTCTCCAACGCTGCCGCGATCCGTCGGCACGTGTTCCAGGCGTGA
- a CDS encoding DUF881 domain-containing protein, whose translation MPADETPEPERGPERAREGHEGQRPAERRPMPPEMPREPQGAAERPERPEVAQEQQSAGQEGDEPAAAAGASSAAEAKAAPPSMTGRQRLIASLWPPRLTRPQLIVALLLFILGLGLAIQVRSTSDSSALRGARQEDLVRILDELDNRSQRLTEEQRRLEGQKTELENSSDQAEEARKQTVEKEQQLGVLAGTVAAQGPGINLTIDDPHHSVEADKLLDTIQELRAAGAEAVQVNNVRVVASTYFSDLRGGVDVDGKRVTPPYRFKVIGKPEDLEPALNIPGGVVQTLEKEQAKVSVSRQEKIVVDALRQAKRPDYARSSSQ comes from the coding sequence ATGCCAGCGGACGAGACGCCGGAGCCGGAGCGCGGGCCGGAGCGGGCGCGCGAGGGTCATGAGGGGCAGCGTCCGGCGGAGCGGCGGCCGATGCCGCCCGAGATGCCGCGTGAGCCCCAGGGGGCGGCGGAGCGGCCCGAACGGCCGGAAGTCGCACAGGAGCAGCAGAGCGCAGGACAGGAGGGCGACGAACCGGCGGCCGCCGCCGGCGCGTCCTCGGCCGCGGAGGCGAAGGCCGCGCCGCCGTCGATGACCGGTCGGCAGCGGCTGATCGCCAGCCTGTGGCCGCCGCGGCTGACCCGGCCTCAACTGATCGTCGCGTTGCTCCTGTTCATTCTCGGCCTCGGCCTCGCGATTCAGGTACGTTCCACCAGTGACAGCAGTGCGCTGCGGGGTGCGCGTCAGGAGGATCTGGTGCGCATTCTGGACGAACTGGACAATCGCTCCCAGCGGTTGACGGAGGAGCAGCGGCGCCTGGAGGGACAGAAGACCGAGTTGGAGAACAGCTCGGACCAGGCGGAGGAGGCCCGTAAGCAGACCGTGGAGAAGGAACAGCAGTTGGGAGTGTTGGCGGGGACCGTCGCGGCGCAGGGCCCCGGCATCAACCTGACCATCGACGATCCGCACCACTCCGTGGAGGCGGACAAGCTGCTGGACACCATCCAGGAGCTGCGGGCGGCGGGGGCCGAGGCCGTCCAGGTCAACAACGTCCGCGTCGTTGCGAGCACTTACTTCTCGGATCTCCGGGGCGGGGTGGACGTCGACGGCAAGCGCGTCACGCCGCCGTACCGGTTCAAGGTCATCGGGAAGCCGGAGGACCTCGAACCGGCGCTCAACATCCCCGGCGGAGTGGTCCAGACGCTGGAAAAGGAGCAGGCCAAGGTGTCTGTGTCCCGACAAGAGAAGATCGTGGTGGATGCCTTGCGGCAGGCGAAGCGGCCTGACTACGCTCGGTCGTCATCCCAGTGA
- a CDS encoding FHA domain-containing protein, protein MGRCVHRGFVLPHGRVCVVQGESPVKLFAKLFGKSARQEGDGGSARHRAPRRSEEEAAPESRPLFRDEVGGPSGGHGAGSVDPSGAGRIGSEEPSAARTGGGSALVCTRCGHRNAEASRFCSNCGAPLRPGAQPDRASETTSTISISGIEAYDAEATGQNLSPALSPEAQAAVDALPLGSALLIVRRGPNAGSRFLLDSELTTAGRHPQGDIFLDDVTVSRSHVEFRRGSDGRFTVTDVGSLNGTYVNREPIDSVALANGDEVQIGKYRLVFYASQRGVGI, encoded by the coding sequence ATCGGCCGGTGTGTGCATCGAGGGTTCGTCCTGCCCCACGGGCGGGTCTGTGTCGTACAAGGGGAATCGCCCGTGAAGTTGTTTGCAAAGCTGTTCGGCAAGAGCGCGCGCCAGGAAGGCGACGGCGGTTCGGCGCGGCACCGCGCTCCGCGTCGTTCGGAAGAAGAGGCAGCGCCGGAGAGCCGTCCGCTGTTCCGTGATGAGGTCGGCGGTCCGTCCGGGGGGCACGGCGCGGGTTCTGTTGACCCCTCCGGTGCCGGCCGCATAGGTTCCGAGGAACCATCAGCCGCACGCACGGGTGGAGGGTCGGCCTTGGTCTGTACGAGGTGCGGGCACCGGAACGCCGAGGCGAGCCGGTTCTGTTCCAACTGTGGTGCCCCGCTGCGCCCGGGCGCCCAGCCCGACCGGGCCTCGGAGACGACGTCGACGATCTCCATCTCGGGGATCGAGGCGTACGACGCGGAGGCGACCGGGCAGAACCTGTCGCCGGCGCTCTCCCCGGAGGCCCAGGCTGCCGTCGACGCCCTTCCGTTGGGCTCGGCGCTGTTGATTGTCCGTCGCGGGCCGAACGCGGGCAGCCGCTTCCTCCTGGACAGCGAGCTGACGACCGCAGGCCGGCATCCGCAGGGCGACATCTTCCTCGACGACGTGACGGTCTCCCGCAGTCATGTGGAGTTCCGGCGCGGGTCGGACGGCCGCTTCACGGTCACCGACGTCGGCAGCCTCAACGGCACCTACGTCAACCGCGAGCCGATCGACTCCGT